The Candidatus Omnitrophota bacterium genome segment GAAATAACGATTGAAACATATCCGGAAAGAGTATTTGCAGACAATATACTAGATATTATCATGGATTATGATTTTATTATAGACGGTACGGATAATTTTCCCGCGAAGTTTCTTATAAATGACGCTTGCGTGCTTGCCGGAAAACCGTTTTCGCACGGGGGGATCTTGCGATTTGACGGGCAGACAATGACTTATGTCCCGGGTCACAGCTGCTACAGATGCGTTTTCCAGAATATGCCCCCAAAAAATGCCGTGCCCACTTGTTCTCAGGCCGGCGTGCTGGGCGCGGTCGCGGGGATGCTTGGTACAATACAAGCTGCGGAAGCCTTGAAATATCTGACTGGGCAGGGAGAACTTCTGACAGATCGCCTGCTGGTTTTTAATGCTTTAAATATGGAGTTCAGGACAATAAAATTAGGAAAAAATAATGATTGCCCGATTTGTTCTGAAAAT includes the following:
- a CDS encoding adenylyltransferase, which translates into the protein EITIETYPERVFADNILDIIMDYDFIIDGTDNFPAKFLINDACVLAGKPFSHGGILRFDGQTMTYVPGHSCYRCVFQNMPPKNAVPTCSQAGVLGAVAGMLGTIQAAEALKYLTGQGELLTDRLLVFNALNMEFRTIKLGKNNDCPICSENPAITELKDYEQPVCDINAGRKNS